From a single Pseudorasbora parva isolate DD20220531a chromosome 15, ASM2467924v1, whole genome shotgun sequence genomic region:
- the scg5 gene encoding neuroendocrine protein 7B2: protein MGSSPKMTHTVLLGVIISSMAVVSGRSPRTVDQVSEADIQRLLHGVMEQLGIARPRVEYPAHQATNIVGPLSIQGGAHEGLQHLGPYGNIPNIVAELTGDSVPKDFSEDHGYPDPPNPCPLGKTAADGCLENSPDTAEFSREFQKHQHLFDPEHDYPALAKWNKGLLYEKLKAGPKRRKRSANPYLMGQRLDNVVAKKSVPHFPEEDELETATSNIKA, encoded by the exons ATGGGTTCGTCTCCGAAAATGACACACACGGTTCTTCTGGGTGTCATCATAAGCTCGATGGCCGTCGTTTCTGGCCGTAGTCCACGCACGGTGGATCAGGTGTCGGAGGCGGATATCCAGCGTCTGCTTCATGGTGTGATGGAGCAGCTGGGAATCGCTCGGCCTAGGGTCGAGTATCCCGCGCACCAGGCCACCAACATAGTGGGTCCTCTCAGCATCCAAG GTGGTGCCCATGAGGGACTCCAACATCTCGGGCCGTATGGGAACATCCCTAACATTGTAGCAGAGTTAACTGGGGACAGTGTTCCCAAAGACTTCAGTGAGGACCATGGTTACCCTGACCCTCCCAATCCTTGCCCCCTCGGAAAGACTG CTGCTGATGGATGTTTAGAGAACTCTCCAGACACTGCTGAGTTCAGTCGAGAATTCCAGAAACATCAGCATCTCTTTGACCCTGAGCACGACTACCCTGCTCTGGCGAAGTGG AATAAAGGACTGTTGTATGAAAAGTTGAAGGCTGGgccaaaaagaagaaaaagg AGTGCAAATCCATATCTGATGGGACAGAGGTTGGATAATGTGGTGGCCAAGAAATCTGTGCCACATTTCCCTGAGGAAGATGAACTTGAAACTGCTACAAGCAATATCAAGGCCTGA